The following is a genomic window from Pseudomonadales bacterium.
TGATCGATACCGCAGCAGGCATTGCCGACTCGGTGATCCGCTTCGTGCTTGCCGCAGAGCGCGCGCTGCTCGTGGTCTCGCCGGATCCGACATCGCTGACCGATGCCTTTGCGCTGACGCGCATTCTGAAGCGTAACCACTACAACGGTGCGCTGCACGTGGTGGTCAACATGGCCGACAGCGAAGCATCGGCACAGAAGATCTACCAGCGCTTTGCCCAGGCCGCGCTGAAGTACATGCAGATCGAGACCGACTGGTTCGGCCACGTCGCGGCGGACCGCGCGCTGGTCACCGCGGTGCGCCTGCAACACCCGGTACTGCTGGTGCAGCCCGATGCGCCGGCGAGTGTGTGTCTCCGCGCGCTGGCGCACCGTCTGGAGGAAGCATGCGCCGGTGAAGTTGGGCCCGGCATCGCGGAGCATCTGCGCTCGCTGCAGCCCGAAACCGCGGTGGATCCGGCGAGTGCGGCGATCGAGATGATCCGCAACGCGCAGCCCACGCCACCGCTGGTGCGCGAAGCGAATCTCGGCGAACTGCACCGGCGCTTCATCGACTGCATCCAGGACGATCGCGGCAGCCCGGAGGAACTCGTCGCCGCGATCAAGCCGATCATCGACGCCTATGTGGCGCGTTTCCACTCGTTCCCGCTCGATATGCGCGAGGCGATCTACCGCTACCTCGAGATGGCGGATTTCCCGGATCACGAGATCCGCAACCAGGTGATGCTGCTCGAACACCTGTACGAGAAGCGCTATCAGCGTCCGCTGATGGACAAGGAAGACAGCCTGTTCCGGCTGTTGAACCAGGTGCGCAACTCGGAGCCGGAATTTGCCGAGACGATCGCACGCCTGCAGCAGAGCTACGAGCGCCAGTACCGGCCCGGACCGCAGGAAGCGTTGCTGGCGCTGCTGGAGCGGCTGCGTCAGCCGGAGACCGGCGAGCGGGATCTGGCCGAATGCATCGAGGCGTTGCAGGCGCTGGGTATGGAGCGCTTCGGGCGCCGATTGTCACCCGATGCGGACGCGTTGCGCGAACGCATCCGTGCGTTGATCGAAGAGCCGTCGCAAACCCCGTCGGCATGAATGCCGACCTACGAACATCCGTCGGCATGAATGCCGACCTACGTGGACCGGATTTCGTCATGTAGGTCGGGTTTCAACCCGACAGGTGTCGGCGTCGATCGTCGGCATGAATGCCGACCCACGAACATCCGTCGGCATGAATGCCGACCTACGAATATCCGTCGGCATGAATGCCGACCCACGTGGGTTATGATCGCGGCCTGCCACTGCCCGATGCACAGGAGCCCCCGCATGACGCGTTTCGTTTCGTCCGTCGTACTGAGCGTCGCGCTGCTGCTGACAGGCTGCAGCGAAACGGCGCGGCGGGCGTCGGCGCCGCCCGCACCGACCATCGGCGACGCTGCCCCGCTGTACGCGAACGCGACGGGCATCGATCGCAGCGGCTTCGATGAAAACGTGCGGCCGCAGGACGACTTCTTCGCGTGGGTGAACGGCGGCTGGGTTGCGCACACGCAGATTCCTCCCGACCGCACGTGGTGGGGTGTGGTGCCGGAGCTGCGAGCCGAGAGCGAGGAACGCCAGCGCCTGATCATCGAGGAAATGGGCGCGCGCAACGATCGGGACACCACCTCGGTCGCGACGCAGATCGGTGCGTTCTTCACCAGTCTCACCGACCAGGCTCTGGTCGAAGGCAAGGGGGTGGAGCCGATTGCAGCCACGCTGGCACGTATCGATGCGATCGACTCCTACGCCCAGCTCGCCGCTGCATTCGGCGCTGCCACTCTGCTCGGTGCCGATGCACCGCTCGCGGTCGGCGTGGTGCAGGATCCGGGCAGCCACGACCGCTATGTTCCCTACATCTGGCAGAGCGGGCTCGCACTGCCGGACCGCGAGTATTACCTGCGCGACGATGTGAAATTCCAGCGCATTCGCGCAGCGTACCCCGCCTACATCGCGCGGCTGCTCGCGCTCGGCGGCTATGGCGGCACGCCGGAGCAGGCTGCTGCGGTGTACGCGATCGAGCAGCGTCTTGCCGAGGCGCAATGGCCTGCCGAAGAAAACCGCGACATGAAGAAGCTGTACAACATGGTGCGTGTCACGGAACTGCCGCAGATCGCACCGGACTTCGCGTGGCCGCAGTACGTCGACGCCGCCGGACTCGGCGCACGGCCGGAACTGATGGCAGCGCAGTTCGATTACGTACGCGGCATCGGCTCGATCGTCACCGCGTTCCCGCTTGCTGCGTGGAAGGATTATCTGCGCTACCACGCGCTGAACGAAGCCGCTCCCTGGCTGTCGAGCGAATTCGAGCGCGCCCAGTTCGAATTCATGCAACGCGATGTATTGGGGCTCGCGGAGCTGGCGCCCGAATGGAAGCGCGCGGTGCGCGCGATCGACACGCTGGTCGGCGAGGCCGTGGGGCAGGTCTATGTGGAGCGCTATTTCCCGCCGGCCTACAAGCAGGCGATGCTCGAGCTGGTCGGCAACCTGATGGAGGCGTTTCGCGTCGGCATCACCGAGCTCGACTGGATGAGCGAGGAAACGAAGCGCAAGGCAGAAGCGAAGCGCGCGCGGCTCGTGACCAAGATCGGTTACCCCGACCGGTGGCGTGACTATTCGGGACTCGAGATCCGCGCCGACGATCCGCTCGGCAACCTCGCACGCGCGAACGCCTTCGAGTACCGCTACCAGCTCGGAAAGCTCGACCACCCGATCGATCGCGACGAGTGGGAGATGACGCCGCAGACCGTGAACGCGTATCACCAGCCGTTCATGAACGAAATCGTGTTTCCGGCCGGTTTCCTGCAGCCGCCGAACTTCAACATGGCGGCGGACCCTGCGGTCAACTACGGCGCGATCGGCTACGTGATCGGTCACGAGATCGGGCACGCATTCGACGACAAGGGGCGCGCCTTCGACCCGTACGGCAAGCTGAACGACTGGTGGAAGGCAGAAGACGCCGAACACTTCGATCGCACCGCCGCTCGGCTGGTGGAGCAATACAACGCTTTCAGCCCGGTGGCG
Proteins encoded in this region:
- a CDS encoding MinD/ParA family protein yields the protein MTSLFGDSKPPATATRRARVIAITSGKGGVGKTNITANLAVALALGGKRVCIVDADTGLANVNIVLGLRPSHTLEDFLDGGLPIEAILMEGPRGVRVVPGASGIVEYADLGRHHQQSLLNGMQRLEQQFDYLLIDTAAGIADSVIRFVLAAERALLVVSPDPTSLTDAFALTRILKRNHYNGALHVVVNMADSEASAQKIYQRFAQAALKYMQIETDWFGHVAADRALVTAVRLQHPVLLVQPDAPASVCLRALAHRLEEACAGEVGPGIAEHLRSLQPETAVDPASAAIEMIRNAQPTPPLVREANLGELHRRFIDCIQDDRGSPEELVAAIKPIIDAYVARFHSFPLDMREAIYRYLEMADFPDHEIRNQVMLLEHLYEKRYQRPLMDKEDSLFRLLNQVRNSEPEFAETIARLQQSYERQYRPGPQEALLALLERLRQPETGERDLAECIEALQALGMERFGRRLSPDADALRERIRALIEEPSQTPSA
- a CDS encoding M13 family metallopeptidase, with translation MTRFVSSVVLSVALLLTGCSETARRASAPPAPTIGDAAPLYANATGIDRSGFDENVRPQDDFFAWVNGGWVAHTQIPPDRTWWGVVPELRAESEERQRLIIEEMGARNDRDTTSVATQIGAFFTSLTDQALVEGKGVEPIAATLARIDAIDSYAQLAAAFGAATLLGADAPLAVGVVQDPGSHDRYVPYIWQSGLALPDREYYLRDDVKFQRIRAAYPAYIARLLALGGYGGTPEQAAAVYAIEQRLAEAQWPAEENRDMKKLYNMVRVTELPQIAPDFAWPQYVDAAGLGARPELMAAQFDYVRGIGSIVTAFPLAAWKDYLRYHALNEAAPWLSSEFERAQFEFMQRDVLGLAELAPEWKRAVRAIDTLVGEAVGQVYVERYFPPAYKQAMLELVGNLMEAFRVGITELDWMSEETKRKAEAKRARLVTKIGYPDRWRDYSGLEIRADDPLGNLARANAFEYRYQLGKLDHPIDRDEWEMTPQTVNAYHQPFMNEIVFPAGFLQPPNFNMAADPAVNYGAIGYVIGHEIGHAFDDKGRAFDPYGKLNDWWKAEDAEHFDRTAARLVEQYNAFSPVAGMTINGKLTLGENIADLTGVTIAYRAYRASLGGKEAPVIAGLTGDQRFFIGFAQANRAQVREEMLRAMLVSDPHSPARFRVIGVLRNFTPFYEAFGVSEGDGMYLSPAERVAIW